The following proteins come from a genomic window of Pseudomonas syringae:
- a CDS encoding glutathione S-transferase family protein — protein sequence MSAPTMTLYFNAASPFARKVVVMLHETAQLDRVELQATVLTPVNPSAELNEDNPAGKLPALRLADGNVIHDSRVILDYLDHQHVGLPLIPREGTARWRRLTLASLADAVLDAAVLIRYETALRPQEKHWDQWLDNQQQKIERSLHYFESNAITELSSSFDVASISVAAALGYLDFRQPDLNWRSTYPRLAAWYLDVSQRPSMIATQPPV from the coding sequence ATGTCTGCGCCCACGATGACGTTGTACTTCAACGCAGCTTCGCCCTTTGCTCGCAAAGTGGTAGTGATGCTTCATGAAACCGCTCAGCTCGATCGCGTCGAGTTGCAGGCCACGGTGCTGACCCCGGTCAATCCGTCTGCAGAACTCAATGAAGACAACCCGGCAGGCAAGCTCCCCGCACTACGTCTGGCCGATGGCAATGTCATTCATGACAGCCGGGTCATCCTTGATTATCTGGACCATCAGCATGTTGGCTTGCCGCTGATACCCCGTGAAGGTACGGCACGCTGGAGGCGCCTTACCCTGGCCTCACTGGCCGATGCTGTGCTGGACGCCGCCGTGCTGATCCGCTACGAAACCGCCTTGCGCCCGCAGGAAAAGCACTGGGACCAGTGGCTGGACAATCAGCAGCAGAAGATTGAACGCTCGCTGCATTACTTCGAAAGCAACGCGATCACCGAGCTCAGCAGTTCCTTCGATGTCGCATCGATCAGCGTCGCCGCGGCGCTTGGCTATCTGGATTTCCGCCAGCCGGATCTCAACTGGCGCAGCACCTATCCGCGACTGGCGGCGTGGTACCTGGACGTCAGTCAACGCCCGTCGATGATCGCGACCCAGCCGCCGGTTTGA
- a CDS encoding ATP-dependent zinc protease family protein, producing MKPILALLSLLALPVMAAEPTLYGRYENIKVLDVDQTFKAKMDTGALTASLSAKDIELFKRDGDDWVRFRLATKGADNKVYEHKVSRISKIKGRAEGDDEDDESINPAKRPVVDLELCLGDKKRTVEVNLVDRSHFNFPLLIGVKALREFDAAVNPARRYTADEPDC from the coding sequence GTGAAACCGATCCTGGCGCTACTGTCGTTGCTGGCCCTGCCAGTCATGGCCGCTGAACCGACGTTGTATGGCCGCTACGAGAACATCAAGGTTCTCGACGTAGACCAGACCTTCAAGGCCAAAATGGACACCGGCGCGCTGACCGCTTCGCTGTCGGCCAAGGACATCGAGCTGTTCAAGCGTGATGGTGATGACTGGGTACGATTCCGCCTGGCCACCAAGGGTGCGGACAACAAGGTGTACGAGCACAAGGTGTCGCGGATCAGCAAGATCAAGGGCCGTGCCGAAGGTGATGACGAGGACGATGAAAGCATCAACCCTGCCAAGCGCCCGGTCGTTGACCTGGAACTGTGCCTGGGCGACAAGAAGCGTACGGTCGAGGTCAACCTGGTAGACCGCAGCCACTTCAACTTCCCGCTGTTGATCGGCGTCAAAGCCTTGCGTGAGTTCGATGCAGCGGTCAATCCGGCCCGTCGTTACACCGCTGACGAGCCTGATTGCTGA
- a CDS encoding acyltransferase, producing the protein MRRLLTGCFVTFLLLVNTLVLIGPLLIFALLKLLFRGSMRDRCSRGAMWVAETWAEIDKAIFATFIPVRWDIRGDEGLRGDTSYLVISNHQSWVDIPALIQALNRRTPFFKFFLKKELIWVPLLGLAWWGLDYPFMKRYSKAFLEKHPELKGKDLEITKAACELFKRQPVTIVNYLEGTRFTPAKHAAQASPYANLLKPKAGGVAFVLAAMGEQLDAILDVTVVYPGSGIPGFWDMLCGRVSRVIVDIKTRELDPSLWQGDYENDPVFREKVQGWVNQLWVEKDALIGALRIELATGTP; encoded by the coding sequence ATGCGCCGTCTGCTCACCGGCTGTTTCGTCACCTTTCTATTGCTGGTCAACACCTTGGTGCTGATCGGGCCCTTGCTGATTTTTGCCCTGCTCAAGCTGCTGTTCCGGGGCTCGATGCGCGATCGCTGCTCACGCGGTGCAATGTGGGTAGCCGAGACCTGGGCCGAAATCGACAAGGCTATTTTCGCGACGTTCATTCCTGTGCGATGGGACATTCGTGGCGATGAAGGGCTGCGCGGTGATACGTCTTATCTGGTCATCAGCAATCACCAGTCATGGGTCGACATTCCCGCGCTGATTCAGGCGCTCAACCGGCGTACACCCTTTTTCAAGTTTTTCCTGAAAAAGGAGCTGATCTGGGTGCCGCTGCTGGGGCTCGCGTGGTGGGGGCTGGACTACCCGTTCATGAAACGCTACAGCAAGGCTTTTCTGGAAAAGCACCCGGAGCTCAAGGGCAAGGACCTGGAAATCACCAAAGCCGCCTGCGAACTGTTCAAACGTCAGCCGGTAACCATCGTCAACTACCTGGAAGGCACGCGCTTCACCCCGGCTAAACATGCGGCGCAGGCATCGCCTTACGCCAACCTGCTCAAACCCAAGGCGGGCGGCGTGGCCTTTGTGCTGGCGGCGATGGGCGAACAGCTGGATGCCATTCTGGATGTCACGGTGGTGTATCCCGGCTCAGGCATTCCCGGTTTCTGGGACATGTTGTGCGGTCGGGTCTCCAGAGTGATCGTCGACATCAAGACCCGCGAGCTGGACCCTTCACTCTGGCAGGGCGATTACGAGAACGACCCGGTGTTTCGCGAGAAAGTGCAGGGTTGGGTCAATCAGCTCTGGGTCGAGAAAGATGCGCTTATCGGCGCATTGCGGATTGAGTTAGCTACCGGCACCCCATAA
- a CDS encoding DUF2780 domain-containing protein codes for MKTARSMALVTLMALAASPAFAFNLNDAANAVSNATNGNQKATAAPEVAGLLNTLGTQLNVTPEQAVGGTGALLGLAKNKLTSTDYSQLAKSVPGLEQMSGTSALDSLGGANGLGSLLGKSGNSSMLNSALGNVQNMGDVNNAFKALGMDSTMVSQFAPLILQYLGQQGASGSALQSLSGLWGAGS; via the coding sequence ATGAAAACTGCACGCAGTATGGCTTTGGTAACGTTGATGGCGCTGGCGGCAAGCCCGGCGTTTGCCTTCAATCTGAATGACGCAGCGAATGCCGTCTCCAATGCCACGAATGGCAATCAGAAAGCCACGGCGGCACCCGAAGTGGCGGGTCTGCTCAATACCCTCGGCACGCAGCTCAATGTCACCCCTGAACAGGCTGTTGGCGGGACGGGCGCATTGCTCGGGCTGGCGAAGAACAAACTGACCAGCACCGATTATTCGCAACTTGCCAAATCGGTGCCGGGGCTGGAGCAAATGTCCGGGACGTCTGCGCTGGACAGCCTGGGTGGCGCCAACGGGCTGGGCAGTCTGCTGGGCAAATCGGGCAATAGCTCGATGCTCAACAGCGCACTGGGCAACGTGCAGAACATGGGCGACGTGAATAACGCCTTCAAGGCACTGGGCATGGACAGCACGATGGTCAGCCAGTTTGCCCCGCTGATTCTGCAATACCTCGGGCAACAAGGTGCCAGTGGTTCGGCGTTGCAGAGCCTGAGTGGATTATGGGGTGCCGGTAGCTAA
- the fdhA gene encoding formaldehyde dehydrogenase, glutathione-independent, translating into MSGNRGVVYLGAGKVEVQSIPFPKMEDPRGKRIEHGVILRVVSTNICGSDQHMVRGRTTAQTGLVLGHEITGEVLEAGRDVEHLKVGDLVSVPFNVACGRCRSCKEQNTGVCLTVNPARPGGAYGYVDMGDWVGGQAEYVLVPYADFNLLKLPDRDAAMEKIRDLTCLSDILPTGYHGAVTAGVGPGSTVYVAGAGPVGLAAAASARLLGAAVVIVGDVNPTRLVHAKAQGFEIADLSQDTPLHEQIAALLGEPEVDCAIDAVGFEARGHGHAGAQAEAPATVLNSLMGVVRVAGKIGIPGLYVTEDPGAVDAAAKMGSLSIRLGLGWAKSHSFHTGQTPVMKYNRQLMQAIMWDRIKIADVVGVEVISLDDAPRGYGEFDAGVPKKFVIDPHRLFSGV; encoded by the coding sequence ATGTCTGGTAATCGCGGTGTAGTTTATCTCGGCGCTGGCAAGGTCGAAGTGCAATCAATTCCTTTCCCGAAAATGGAAGACCCACGCGGCAAGCGCATTGAACACGGCGTGATCCTGCGCGTGGTTTCCACCAACATCTGCGGCTCGGACCAGCACATGGTACGCGGCCGCACCACGGCGCAGACCGGGCTGGTGCTCGGTCATGAAATCACCGGTGAGGTGCTGGAAGCCGGTCGTGACGTGGAACATCTGAAAGTCGGTGATCTGGTTTCTGTGCCATTCAACGTGGCGTGCGGTCGCTGCCGCAGTTGCAAGGAACAGAACACCGGCGTCTGCCTGACGGTCAACCCTGCGCGTCCCGGTGGTGCCTATGGTTATGTCGACATGGGCGACTGGGTTGGCGGCCAGGCTGAATACGTGCTGGTGCCTTACGCGGACTTCAACCTGCTCAAACTCCCGGACCGCGACGCGGCGATGGAAAAAATCCGCGACCTGACCTGCCTGTCCGACATCCTGCCCACCGGTTACCACGGCGCCGTGACTGCCGGGGTTGGACCTGGCAGTACCGTCTACGTTGCAGGCGCTGGCCCGGTCGGTTTAGCCGCTGCCGCTTCGGCCCGCTTGCTGGGTGCGGCAGTGGTCATCGTCGGCGACGTTAATCCGACACGCCTGGTTCACGCCAAGGCCCAGGGCTTCGAAATTGCCGACTTGTCCCAGGACACACCCTTGCACGAGCAGATCGCTGCCCTGCTCGGCGAACCTGAAGTGGATTGCGCCATCGACGCGGTAGGTTTCGAAGCACGCGGTCATGGCCATGCTGGCGCTCAGGCCGAAGCACCCGCCACCGTGCTCAACTCATTGATGGGTGTGGTGCGAGTGGCAGGCAAGATTGGCATTCCCGGCCTGTACGTCACCGAAGACCCGGGAGCCGTGGACGCCGCTGCAAAAATGGGCAGCCTGAGCATCCGCCTCGGTCTGGGCTGGGCCAAATCCCACAGCTTCCACACCGGCCAGACCCCGGTCATGAAATACAATCGCCAGTTGATGCAGGCGATCATGTGGGACCGCATCAAGATCGCTGATGTGGTGGGTGTCGAGGTGATCAGCCTGGACGACGCTCCGCGTGGTTATGGCGAATTCGATGCGGGCGTGCCGAAGAAGTTTGTGATTGATCCGCATCGGTTGTTTAGTGGCGTGTAG
- the purU gene encoding formyltetrahydrofolate deformylase produces MSRAPDTWILTADCPSVLGTVDAVTRFLFEQGCYVTEHHSFDDRLSGRFFIRVEFRQPEAFDEQAFKAGLSERGAAFGMIFELTAPNYRPKVVIMVSKADHCLNDLLYRQRINQLSMDVVAVVSNHPDLEPLAGWHGIPYYHFPLDPNDKPAQEARVWQVIEESGAELVILARYMQVLSPDLCRKLDGKAINIHHSLLPGFKGAKPYHQAYNKGVKLVGATAHYINNDLDEGPIIAQGVEVVDHSHYPEDLIAKGRDIEGLTLARAVGYHIERRVFLNANRTVVL; encoded by the coding sequence ATGAGCCGCGCGCCCGACACATGGATTTTGACCGCCGACTGCCCAAGCGTGCTGGGCACGGTAGATGCAGTGACGCGCTTTCTGTTCGAGCAGGGCTGCTACGTCACAGAACACCACTCCTTCGATGACCGCCTCTCGGGACGCTTCTTCATTCGTGTGGAGTTTCGTCAGCCCGAGGCTTTCGACGAGCAGGCGTTCAAGGCCGGATTGAGCGAACGGGGCGCAGCATTCGGCATGATCTTCGAGCTGACGGCACCCAACTACCGGCCAAAAGTAGTGATCATGGTTTCAAAAGCCGATCACTGCCTGAACGACCTGCTCTATCGTCAGCGCATCAATCAACTGTCCATGGACGTGGTCGCGGTGGTGTCCAATCACCCGGATCTTGAGCCGCTGGCTGGCTGGCACGGAATTCCGTACTACCATTTCCCACTGGACCCCAACGACAAGCCCGCGCAGGAAGCCAGAGTCTGGCAGGTCATCGAGGAGTCCGGCGCAGAGTTGGTGATTCTTGCTCGCTACATGCAGGTCCTGTCACCGGACCTGTGCCGCAAGCTGGATGGCAAGGCGATCAATATTCATCACTCGTTGCTGCCCGGTTTCAAGGGTGCCAAACCGTACCATCAGGCCTACAACAAGGGCGTGAAACTGGTCGGCGCGACAGCGCATTACATCAACAACGATCTGGACGAAGGCCCTATCATTGCCCAAGGCGTGGAGGTGGTCGATCACAGTCACTACCCCGAAGACCTGATTGCCAAGGGTCGAGACATCGAAGGGCTGACACTGGCCCGCGCGGTGGGCTATCACATCGAACGGCGGGTGTTCCTCAACGCCAACAGGACGGTGGTTTTATAG
- a CDS encoding sarcosine oxidase subunit gamma, producing the protein MTTANVYQQRPTTDVKAESPLFHASLDSLIGKGRASPGVFLREKKLLGHLTLRGDAHDPAFAAGVHKALGMELPGALMLVSNGESSLQWLGPDEWLLIVPSGEEFAAEQKLRAELTGLHIAIVNVSGGQSILELSGPKVRQVLMKSTSYDVHPDNFPVGKAVGTVFAKSQLVIRRTGEETWELLVRRSFSDYWWLWLQDASAEYGLSIQA; encoded by the coding sequence ATGACCACAGCCAACGTTTACCAGCAGCGCCCGACCACCGACGTCAAAGCCGAGTCGCCGCTGTTCCACGCCAGTCTCGACAGCCTGATCGGCAAAGGCCGCGCCAGCCCGGGCGTGTTCCTGCGCGAGAAGAAGCTGCTGGGCCATCTCACCCTTCGTGGCGATGCCCATGATCCAGCCTTCGCCGCCGGCGTACACAAAGCGCTGGGCATGGAGCTGCCTGGGGCACTGATGCTGGTCAGCAACGGCGAAAGCTCTCTGCAATGGCTCGGCCCGGATGAGTGGCTGCTGATCGTGCCGAGTGGCGAAGAATTCGCGGCGGAGCAGAAATTGCGTGCTGAACTGACCGGGCTGCACATCGCCATTGTCAATGTCAGCGGAGGCCAGTCGATTCTGGAGCTGAGCGGGCCGAAGGTGCGCCAGGTGCTGATGAAATCCACCAGCTACGACGTACATCCGGACAACTTTCCGGTGGGCAAGGCCGTCGGCACGGTGTTCGCCAAGTCACAACTGGTCATCCGCCGGACCGGCGAAGAGACCTGGGAGCTGCTGGTCCGCCGCAGCTTCTCGGATTACTGGTGGCTGTGGCTGCAGGATGCGAGTGCCGAGTACGGGCTGAGCATTCAGGCGTGA
- a CDS encoding sarcosine oxidase subunit alpha — translation MSQTHRLPNGGRINRSKVLNFTFNGQTYQGFEGDSLASALLANGVDIIGRSFKYSRPRGIFAAGSEEPNAVLQIGATEATQIPNVRATQQALYSGLVATSTNGWPSVNTDVMGILGKVGGKLMPPGFYYKTFMYPQSFWMTYEKYIRKAAGLGRSPTENDPDSYDAMNQHCDVLIVGAGPAGLAAALAAGRSGARVIIADEQEEFGGSLLDSRESLDGKPATEWVSTVVAELKSLRNVTLLPRATVNGYHDHNFLTIHERLTDHLGDRAPIGMVRQRMHRVRAKRVVLAAGTHERPLVYGNNDVPGNMLAGAVSTYVRRYGVAPGKKLVLSTNNDHAYRVALDWLDASLQVVAIADARHNPRGPLVEEARAKGIRILTGSAVIEARGSKHVTAARVAAIDLKAHAVTSPGEWLECDLVASSGGYSPIVHLASHLGGKPVWREDILGFVPGEAPQKRICVGGVNGVYSLADSLADGFEGGARAASEAGFGIVEGVMPKALNRAEEPTLALFQVPHEKGTARAPKQFVDFQNDVTAAAIELATREGFESVEHVKRYTALGFGTDQGKLGNVNGLAIAARSLNVSIPEMGTTMFRPNYTPVTFGAIAGRHCKHIFEPVRFTALHAWHVKNGAEFEDVGQWKRPWYFPKNGEDLPAAVARECKAVRDSVGLLDASTLGKIDIQGPDAREFLNRIYTNAWTKLDVGKARYGLMCKEDGMVFDDGVTACLADNHFLMTTTTGGAARVLQWLEIYQQTEWPDLKVYFTSVTDHWATLTLSGPNSRKLLSEVTDIDLGREAFPFMTWKEGLVAGVPARVFRISFTGELSYEVNIQADYAMGVLEKIAEAGKQYNLTPYGTETMHVLRAEKGFIIVGQDTDGSMTPDDLNMGWCVGRTKPFSWIGWRGMNREDCVREQRKQLVGLKPIDPNKWLPEGAQLVFDTKQTIPMSMVGHVTSSYAHNSLGYSFAMGVVKGGLNRIGERVFAPLADGSVIEAEIVSSVFFDPKGERQNVE, via the coding sequence ATGAGCCAGACCCATCGCCTGCCCAACGGCGGCCGTATCAATCGCAGCAAGGTGCTGAACTTCACCTTCAACGGCCAGACCTACCAGGGCTTTGAAGGTGACTCGCTGGCCTCTGCCCTGCTGGCCAACGGCGTCGACATCATTGGCCGCAGCTTCAAGTACTCCCGGCCACGCGGCATCTTCGCGGCAGGCTCGGAAGAGCCGAACGCCGTGTTGCAGATCGGCGCGACCGAAGCCACGCAGATCCCCAACGTGCGTGCTACGCAGCAAGCGCTTTATTCAGGACTGGTTGCGACCAGCACCAACGGCTGGCCCAGCGTGAATACCGACGTGATGGGTATTCTCGGCAAGGTCGGCGGCAAGCTGATGCCGCCCGGCTTCTACTACAAAACCTTCATGTACCCGCAATCGTTCTGGATGACTTACGAGAAGTACATCCGCAAGGCTGCCGGCCTGGGTCGTTCGCCGACCGAGAACGACCCGGACAGCTACGACGCGATGAACCAGCACTGTGACGTGCTGATCGTCGGCGCAGGCCCTGCCGGTCTGGCTGCCGCGCTGGCAGCGGGTCGCAGCGGTGCCCGAGTGATCATTGCCGATGAACAGGAGGAGTTCGGCGGCAGCCTGCTCGACAGCCGTGAAAGCCTGGACGGCAAGCCGGCCACCGAGTGGGTCTCGACGGTAGTTGCCGAGCTGAAAAGCCTGCGCAATGTGACGTTGCTGCCCCGCGCAACGGTCAACGGCTATCACGATCACAATTTCCTGACCATTCACGAGCGGCTGACCGATCACCTCGGTGATCGCGCGCCTATCGGCATGGTCCGCCAGCGCATGCACCGGGTGCGCGCCAAACGCGTGGTGCTGGCAGCCGGTACTCACGAGCGCCCGCTGGTTTACGGCAACAATGACGTGCCGGGCAACATGCTGGCCGGTGCGGTCTCGACGTATGTCCGTCGTTACGGCGTCGCGCCGGGCAAGAAGCTGGTGCTGTCGACCAATAACGACCATGCCTACCGCGTCGCTCTGGACTGGCTCGATGCCAGCCTGCAGGTCGTTGCGATTGCCGATGCGCGGCATAACCCGCGCGGCCCGCTGGTTGAAGAAGCACGGGCCAAAGGTATTCGCATTCTGACCGGCAGCGCGGTCATCGAAGCCCGTGGCAGCAAACACGTGACCGCTGCGCGGGTTGCTGCCATCGACCTCAAGGCGCACGCCGTTACCAGCCCTGGCGAATGGCTTGAGTGCGATCTGGTGGCCAGCTCCGGGGGTTACAGCCCGATTGTGCACCTTGCTTCGCACCTGGGTGGCAAGCCGGTCTGGCGCGAGGACATCCTCGGTTTCGTGCCGGGTGAAGCACCGCAGAAACGCATTTGCGTGGGTGGCGTGAACGGCGTCTACAGCCTGGCCGACAGCCTGGCCGATGGTTTTGAAGGCGGCGCGCGCGCGGCCAGCGAGGCGGGCTTCGGGATTGTCGAGGGCGTCATGCCCAAAGCCCTCAACCGGGCCGAAGAACCGACGTTGGCGCTGTTTCAGGTGCCACACGAAAAAGGTACCGCACGAGCGCCCAAGCAATTCGTTGACTTCCAGAACGACGTCACCGCCGCCGCCATCGAACTGGCGACACGCGAGGGTTTCGAGTCGGTCGAGCACGTCAAACGTTACACCGCGCTGGGGTTCGGCACCGATCAGGGCAAGCTGGGCAACGTCAATGGCCTGGCCATTGCCGCCCGCTCGTTGAACGTGTCGATTCCGGAAATGGGCACCACCATGTTCCGCCCCAACTACACGCCGGTGACGTTCGGTGCGATTGCCGGACGCCACTGCAAACACATCTTCGAACCGGTGCGTTTCACGGCGCTGCACGCCTGGCACGTCAAAAACGGTGCCGAGTTTGAAGACGTCGGCCAGTGGAAGCGCCCCTGGTACTTCCCGAAGAACGGTGAAGACCTTCCGGCAGCCGTTGCTCGCGAATGCAAGGCGGTGCGTGACAGCGTCGGCCTGCTGGACGCCTCGACGCTGGGCAAGATCGACATTCAGGGCCCGGACGCGCGCGAATTTCTCAACCGCATCTACACCAACGCCTGGACCAAACTGGACGTGGGCAAGGCGCGTTACGGGCTGATGTGCAAGGAAGACGGCATGGTCTTCGATGACGGCGTGACCGCCTGCCTCGCCGACAATCACTTCCTGATGACCACTACCACGGGCGGCGCTGCACGGGTTCTGCAATGGCTGGAAATCTATCAGCAGACCGAATGGCCGGACCTCAAGGTTTACTTCACCTCCGTGACCGATCACTGGGCGACCCTCACGCTGTCCGGTCCTAACAGCCGCAAGCTGCTAAGCGAAGTCACCGACATTGATCTGGGCCGTGAAGCCTTTCCGTTCATGACCTGGAAAGAAGGTCTGGTCGCCGGTGTACCGGCCCGAGTATTCCGTATTTCGTTTACCGGCGAGCTGTCCTACGAGGTCAACATTCAGGCCGACTACGCCATGGGCGTTCTGGAAAAGATCGCCGAGGCAGGCAAGCAGTACAACCTGACGCCTTACGGCACTGAGACCATGCACGTGCTGCGCGCCGAAAAGGGCTTCATCATCGTCGGTCAGGACACCGATGGCTCGATGACCCCGGACGATCTGAACATGGGTTGGTGTGTCGGTCGTACCAAGCCATTCTCCTGGATCGGCTGGCGCGGCATGAATCGCGAAGACTGCGTGCGGGAACAGCGCAAGCAACTGGTCGGCCTCAAACCGATCGACCCGAACAAGTGGCTGCCGGAAGGTGCACAACTGGTCTTCGACACCAAGCAGACGATCCCGATGAGCATGGTTGGCCACGTGACCTCCAGTTACGCGCACAACTCGCTGGGCTATTCGTTCGCCATGGGCGTGGTCAAAGGCGGCCTGAACCGTATTGGCGAGCGCGTGTTTGCGCCGCTGGCCGATGGCAGCGTGATCGAAGCCGAGATCGTTTCTTCGGTGTTCTTCGATCCGAAGGGCGAGCGGCAGAATGTTGAGTAA
- a CDS encoding sarcosine oxidase subunit delta, translated as MLHIFCPHCGELRSEEEFHPSGQAHIPRPLDPGACTDEQWGDYMFFRDNPRGLHHELWIHAAGCRQYFNMTRNTVTYEILETYPIGTTPQFTDQGDKV; from the coding sequence ATGCTGCATATCTTCTGTCCTCACTGTGGCGAACTGCGCTCCGAAGAGGAATTCCATCCGTCCGGCCAGGCGCATATCCCGCGCCCGCTGGACCCCGGTGCCTGCACCGATGAGCAATGGGGCGATTACATGTTCTTCCGTGACAACCCGCGGGGCCTGCATCACGAACTGTGGATTCACGCCGCCGGTTGCCGCCAGTACTTCAACATGACGCGCAATACCGTGACCTACGAGATTCTCGAGACCTATCCGATCGGTACCACGCCGCAGTTCACGGATCAGGGAGACAAGGTATGA
- a CDS encoding sarcosine oxidase subunit beta family protein, whose product MQHYSGFGLLKHSLSHHENWQRMWRTPTPKKVYDVVIVGGGGHGLATAYYLAKEHGITNVAVVEKGWLGGGNTARNTTIVRSNYLWDESAHLYEHAMKLWEGLSQDLNYNVMFSQRGVYNLCHTLQDMRDSERRVSANRLNGVDGELLNGKQVAEEIPYLDCSKNTRYPIIGATVQRRGGVARHDAVAWGFARAADALGVDLIQQTEVIGFRKENGVCIGVETNKGFIGAKRVGVVTAGNSGHMAKLAGFRLPIESHPLQALVSEPIKPIIDSVIMSNAVHGYISQSDKGDLVIGAGIDSWVGYGQRGSYPVIEHTIQAIVEMFPVLSRVRMNRQWGGIVDTTPDACPIISKTPVPNMFFNCGWGTGGFKATPGSGNVFAASLAKGEMHPLAKPFSIDRFHNGALIDEHGAAAVAH is encoded by the coding sequence ATGCAGCATTACTCAGGCTTCGGCCTTCTCAAGCATTCCCTCAGCCATCACGAAAACTGGCAGCGCATGTGGCGCACGCCGACGCCGAAAAAAGTCTACGACGTGGTTATTGTCGGTGGCGGCGGACACGGTCTGGCGACGGCTTATTATCTGGCCAAAGAGCACGGCATCACCAACGTGGCAGTGGTCGAGAAAGGCTGGCTGGGCGGCGGCAACACGGCTCGCAACACCACCATCGTGCGCTCCAACTACCTGTGGGACGAGTCGGCGCATCTTTATGAGCACGCGATGAAACTGTGGGAAGGCCTGTCTCAGGATCTGAACTACAACGTCATGTTCTCCCAGCGTGGCGTCTACAACCTGTGCCATACCTTGCAGGACATGCGCGACTCGGAGCGCCGCGTCAGCGCCAACCGCCTCAACGGCGTAGACGGCGAACTGCTCAACGGCAAGCAGGTCGCCGAAGAAATCCCGTATCTGGATTGCTCAAAAAACACCCGCTACCCGATCATCGGCGCAACCGTTCAACGCCGTGGCGGCGTGGCCCGTCATGACGCAGTAGCGTGGGGCTTTGCGCGTGCTGCCGACGCGTTGGGCGTTGACCTGATCCAGCAAACCGAAGTGATCGGTTTTCGCAAGGAAAACGGCGTTTGCATCGGCGTCGAAACCAACAAGGGCTTCATCGGTGCCAAGCGTGTCGGGGTGGTAACAGCCGGTAACTCCGGGCACATGGCCAAACTCGCAGGCTTTCGTCTGCCGATCGAATCACACCCGTTGCAGGCGCTGGTTTCCGAGCCGATCAAGCCGATTATCGACAGCGTCATCATGTCCAACGCCGTGCACGGCTACATCAGCCAGTCCGACAAGGGCGACCTGGTGATCGGTGCCGGTATCGACAGTTGGGTCGGCTACGGCCAGCGCGGCTCGTACCCGGTGATCGAACACACCATTCAGGCCATCGTCGAGATGTTCCCGGTGCTGTCCCGCGTGCGCATGAACCGTCAATGGGGCGGTATCGTCGACACCACGCCGGACGCCTGCCCGATCATTTCCAAGACGCCGGTGCCGAACATGTTCTTCAACTGCGGCTGGGGTACGGGCGGCTTCAAGGCCACACCGGGCTCGGGCAACGTATTTGCCGCCAGCCTGGCAAAAGGCGAGATGCACCCGCTGGCCAAGCCGTTCTCCATCGACCGTTTCCACAACGGCGCACTCATCGACGAACACGGCGCTGCAGCCGTAGCCCACTAA